In Ketobacter sp. MCCC 1A13808, the sequence TGGCCGGCACACCTTTTACCTGGTGCACGACAAATTCTTCCGATGCTTTGATCAGGTTTTGTTTCACCTGTTCGCTTTTCCAGGCTTTATCAAACGCATTGGTATCGACCCCAAGGTCACCAGCAAACTGCAGCGCTTCTGCCTCCCCGGGTATCGTCTTTTTCTGGGTGTGTAAATAATCGAACACCTTGGGCGTGAGCTCTTTTTCTTTGCCGACTTCGGCAAGAGAATAGTAAAGCTGGGCCAGAACATAAAACGACTTGTTCCAGATCGCGGGCACCCGCTTAAAGGTTATCCCTTCAGGCATATCTGTTAACCAAGCCTCCAACACCGGCTCGAGATGATTACAATGGGGGCAACCGTAACTGAAATATTCCACCACGGTTTTTTCCTGACGCGGCGCTTTTTCAATCTTCTTATAATGCACCCCTTCCACGAAACGCTCCATGCTGAACGCCTGAGCCTGTGACGACAAACTCAACACCATCCCAGCCAGCATGACTAGAGAGAACACCTGTTTTACTAATTTCATTTTTTTATCCCGTTTTAGCCTTGATCCGCTTAAAGTGAATTTTCCGGCACCGAGCCGGCTTGTCGTGTCAGAAGCTAGCATACCAGCCTCATTCGGGGCACCCCCAACAACATGATATCTGTGACATTTTTCCCGCCCTCTCTATCCCTTTGTGCAGCGATTCAATGTTCCGCGGGAAGCAACCTATACTAAAAAGTAGGTTATCAGTGTCTGTTGACGTTATCAGGCGCTTATTTGATACAAGGTGGTCTATGTTCAAGTTGCTTAAATCAACGCAAAAGTTTGTCGGACGCATCCTCCACAACCATCAGCATATCCGCAGCGATCTGGCATTAGCCGTAAAAAATGCCTGGACTCTACCGTATCTCGCCAGCCCCTGGAATGCAGAAGCGCTAACCCAATCCGAGTTGCACCCCGCCAGCTACAACAACTGGGGGGACGTCATCAACCTGAGCCTTCAATCCCTGGTGCCGTTAGAGCGTCGAACCTACAGCCCGGGCACACTGGCCTGTTATCCGGAACACTACGCCGCCAGCGCCAACCGTGAAAAATGGTTTTTTATCAATGGCATATGCACCTCGCCACCGATCGCCATCCTAAATGGGTTGGAATTGGCAAAGGCATTCCACCGCCCGATCCACCTGATACACACTCCCACCTACGGTGCAGTTTGGGACTTATGGGACTCCGTAACCGCCAGAACCCTGCGCAAAGACGGCAAGCTATCCCGCCCTGCCTACGATGTGGTTAAGCAAGCCCTGCTAAGTCATGAAAAAGTGGTTTTGGTCGGGCATTCCCAGGGCACCATTATCAGCAGCTATATTGCTCGCAAATTACTTAAAGATAAGCGTTATCGACACCTGGCTACCAAACTCGAGGTGTATTGTATTGCGGGGGTCGCTGACAGCTTTAAAATCGACGCGGAACTTAGTGAACACTTTGGCCGCGGTGTTCCTTATGTAGAACATTTCGCCAACGGCTTGGATTTCTTCTGCCGAATCGGCGTGTTAGCACACCTGGAGCACACCGCAGGTGAAGTATTCACCCTGCCGGAGCGCAAAGGACATCTACTCAACGACCACTATATTCCCGGTATTTGGCGCGGGGAATACTGTAATCGCAAATCGCGTTTTTTTAAATATATAGATGGCCATACACCGACGTCATCGGATTTTGTGCCCCACAATTATGAGCAATCGTTGGTGTCCCACCCGGATCAACCCTCATTGCGAATAATCAGAGACGCCTGACCTTTCGCGAGCCGTCTAATCATCGCAAATAAATTTTTCCAGTTCCGCCGCTTTCGCCATGCCATCGTGATAACCCAGCGCGATCAGTTCCCGGCAAAAAGCACGCTCGAATAGGAGGTAACTGAGAATACTCGAACCGGAGGTACGGGTCGCACCAATGCCGTGCAGAAAGACACGGATGCTGAGCGGCAAAACATGCAGATACTTAGCAGCAATGCGATCCAGTCCCTGGGAAGGAGAAATAACCAGGTTCTCAATCGGGTTCAATGGAATCGCCGTTTTTTTGCGCACTGATTCCGGCAACACCTTGAGCATGTCGTTGATTCGTTCCAGCCTTTCCACATCGTATTCCAGACTGTCCAGAAACACGCTATTCATTAGATGCCCGGTTATAGTTGCCATGGAAGGGTATTCCGCGCCGGATTTTTTTAGCTGTGGCGCAGAGCGGTTGCCGCTCACTCCAACCACTAACACCTTTCGGGCACCCAAATGCAAGGCAGGGCTAATCGGAGCCAACTGGCGTACAGCTCCATCACCAAAATACTCGCGGTTAATACGCACCGCCGGAAAGACAACAGGGATGGCAGAGGACGCCATCAAGTGCTCTACACCGAGATGGGTGCGCATGCCGACGCGCTGGAAACGCTTCCAGGCACTGATATCGGCCGAGCCTTGAAAGAAAGCGACGGAATGGCCCGAACTGTAGCCGGATGCGGTCACGGCGATCGCGCGCAAATGGCCATCATCAATGGCCTGCTCAATATGTTCAAACTTGATCAGCTGCTTCAGTAACTTGCCGAGGGGCTTATTGTCCAATAAAGACGCTTCGCTTCGGGAACCCAACACCACACTCAATGCCCAGCGCAACCCATGACTGAAAACCCCCACTGGATCCGAACGATAGACCTGGGCCGGGTGAAATGAGCGCCAAACATTTTCGATGTTATAAACCGCATTACGAAAATTATCGGCGCCGGCCGCAAGAGCGGTGGCATTGATTGCGCCGGCAGAGGTACCACAAATGATACCGAACGGGTTGCGGGTGGATTCCGGCATGATGTCTGCGATCGCCTTTAATACCCCAACCTGATACGCTGCCCTCGCGCCCCCGCCGGAGAGCACTAATGCGCTATCCAGATGTGTGGTTGTACTGTTTATTTTGCGCATTACCTTATAATTTCCTGACTGCTTATATTTACTTTAGCACTTTGCCGCCCGCCGATAGACTCTGCTTGGCCCGATTCCAAAATTTAATACGAAGCATTGGCCCCGACTGTTAAACTAAAGCCGTTGAATTATGCAGAACGCATCTGACCGAAGAACCAAAAGCGGAGCAGTTATGAGCAGTATTACCCATCTAATTCTCATCAGACACGGACAAATCCAGGCCAATGTTGATAAACGCTGGCATGGCTGGACCGACAGTGAACTGACCGAGACCGGCCTGCTGCAAGCCGAGCGTGTGGCGCAGCGCATTGCCAGGGAACACCCCGATGTTACCGCTATCTATGCCAGCCCGTTGAAACGAACCTATAAAACCGCCGAAAACATTGCACGACTACTCGATCTGGACATCATCGAAGAGCCGCAAATTAAAGAATACGGAATTGGTGTACTGGAAGGCGAACGTTTTAGCGACCTACATAAAACCCATGCTTTTTTTGAACAAGTGGAAGCCGACCCGCTTTACGCCCCGCAAGCAGGAGAATCCATTTCACAGGTGGGGTGCCGGGTGAGAACGGCGTTGCAAGGGTTCGTGGAACGGCATCCCGGCGAAAAGATTGTGGCCGTCAGCCACGGCGCTGCAATGGCATTAGGACTGGCGGGATTACTGGATGATGGCGATTGGTATGCCTGGAATAAATACCATTTTATGAACACCAGCATTACCGAGCTTACGATAGCGTCTGATGCGAATACGCTGGTGCGGCTGAATTGCACCGAACATCTGGAAGGCTTATAACAAACACAGGCCCTGCTAATACTAATAGCAGGGCCAA encodes:
- a CDS encoding thiol:disulfide interchange protein DsbA/DsbL, with amino-acid sequence MKLVKQVFSLVMLAGMVLSLSSQAQAFSMERFVEGVHYKKIEKAPRQEKTVVEYFSYGCPHCNHLEPVLEAWLTDMPEGITFKRVPAIWNKSFYVLAQLYYSLAEVGKEKELTPKVFDYLHTQKKTIPGEAEALQFAGDLGVDTNAFDKAWKSEQVKQNLIKASEEFVVHQVKGVPAIVVNGQYQTSVSMAGSNEELFDVVEFLLNK
- a CDS encoding patatin-like phospholipase family protein; protein product: MRKINSTTTHLDSALVLSGGGARAAYQVGVLKAIADIMPESTRNPFGIICGTSAGAINATALAAGADNFRNAVYNIENVWRSFHPAQVYRSDPVGVFSHGLRWALSVVLGSRSEASLLDNKPLGKLLKQLIKFEHIEQAIDDGHLRAIAVTASGYSSGHSVAFFQGSADISAWKRFQRVGMRTHLGVEHLMASSAIPVVFPAVRINREYFGDGAVRQLAPISPALHLGARKVLVVGVSGNRSAPQLKKSGAEYPSMATITGHLMNSVFLDSLEYDVERLERINDMLKVLPESVRKKTAIPLNPIENLVISPSQGLDRIAAKYLHVLPLSIRVFLHGIGATRTSGSSILSYLLFERAFCRELIALGYHDGMAKAAELEKFICDD
- a CDS encoding histidine phosphatase family protein codes for the protein MSSITHLILIRHGQIQANVDKRWHGWTDSELTETGLLQAERVAQRIAREHPDVTAIYASPLKRTYKTAENIARLLDLDIIEEPQIKEYGIGVLEGERFSDLHKTHAFFEQVEADPLYAPQAGESISQVGCRVRTALQGFVERHPGEKIVAVSHGAAMALGLAGLLDDGDWYAWNKYHFMNTSITELTIASDANTLVRLNCTEHLEGL